Sequence from the Zeugodacus cucurbitae isolate PBARC_wt_2022May chromosome 2, idZeuCucr1.2, whole genome shotgun sequence genome:
tttagtaaaattattataattacaatttttaaattttttatacgtaTTAGGTTACTTTATAAATAATGTGACCGATTGTTAAAGTTTCctacatatttacttttatgttattaggtctacaactttgcttccgccgttttccaattgATGTCTCTACGGTCAAGCactgatcgattaaatcgttttatatcgatcttggacatttgtgtcaacattaacccaacaaaattttgtagagatctgtttgcatcagggaccgtaactcttatgacttttatcaaaaaaatcaaaaaataagagttatttttgatttttatataattagatcaaaaataaaaattatttttgatttttatatatttagataaaaaataaaagttatttttgatttttatttttttagatcaaaaataaaagttatttttgatttttatttttttagatccaaaaataagaattatttttgatttttatatttttaaatcaataataaaaatcaatttaaaatttttatttatctatttatgccgtatgtattacaatatgctgcattattccaatttttatatgtcacaaattttgaattgatttttattatggatttaaaaatagaaaaattaaaaataattcttattttttgatctaaaaaaattaaaatcaaaaataacttttatttttgatctaaaaaaataaaaatcaaaaataacttttatttgtgatctaaatatataaaaatcaaaatttaaaaatcatacaatatttcgcatatagttcacccaaaaatcatgatggtgtaatcaaaacttttctacgatgttcctttatgtatgattttttttattaaaaattgtaaaataactcttatttccggtccctggtttgcatcccaaacttatgctcaactgaaaatgtcactttttgagccgaattctcgacatttgggggacattttgcttatattttttaattccaagaaaagtacggctgaggctcatcgaatgctttcggatacgtacggtgagactgtcctaagtgaaaaaaccttaaatttacaaaaaaagcggcgaaagttgtagacctaataatgaTGTATAACGCTTacgaataaataaaacaaaaaacgatttcctttgaaatgaaaaaaaaagaaataattgagGTTAAAAATTAGTGGATTTCATAAATTACTATACTAAGCACCAGCTGTGCCtgcttatcatttatatttaataatatattcatatttcttaattaatgcatataattgttttgaaattcacgCCAGAGCTGAATCTCATGGtgctacaaaatttcaaatacaatacGTTTACCTTGTCATGGTATGCAATGCAGAACCACGAGAATTCAGTtccaaaatgaatttttttacgaatattttgcaaatattggGTAACTTGAACTCgatgttttgaaaaataattgcattGATGATTTATCACTTATTTTATAGAATATACAGTTTTCTATGTTTTATTAtgctttacttttttattgtttgtaataaataattttatagtaaaaaatatgtatttcaaagtTCTAAAATAATTGAACATAAGAGTGTAGATTTTTAAGAACTGAAGAAGTTAAAACAATAACACCTACTTTCTTAAAAATCAAACAaaggcaaatatacatatacagaaatttaaatattacttttcatacgaaaaaaggaaaattcatcaaaataaaatagttataaattTGAGATGCTAGGCAGACTTTAATCAAATGAAAGATGCAGAGATGGTCTTTAgccaaaattattagttttatacACACTTTGAAAACGgttgctttaatttattttttctagacCTTATTTATTAGCAATTTATCTAATACACATGCTAACGGACGCGtatgttaaatatttgttgattttgaaGATATTTCGCTTGTAATTTTTTGGAATCATTGTTAACTATAGAATTGTATACTTCAAATTGAGGACTGAATTCTCGTTCTgtgcttttaaaataaataaaaaataaaaaataaaaaaatttaataaaaagtaaagctatagtaaataacaaaatataacgAAAAATAATTCACTGAATATGACACCAAATTAatcacttttattttacatatatatatttatgttttatattccaaatttattaatgtgtttatgtatgtatgtaggatgtatgaaaaaaaaaatattttgaatgctAATATTTTCTATGAGCTTTTGTTGTAAGTGTACGCAAGTTTTGTGTAGCTTAAAATGTTATTATCTAGTACAACCGAAGCAGGAAATTTTCCGCTACAATGTATTAtcgttgtattaattttttgttttcgttatatttacagttgtatttttagttaattttattattaatttattatataaaatgtaggtaaattttgcttgtttttacATTGGTTGCTGTCAATCGTAGCAAAtccttatatttttgtatttcaatcGATGGAACGTAAATTTCAGGCTCGTTGTTGAACTTTGAAAAGCGCTCAGCAAGAACTCAGACTGTGATGCGAAATGATATCTGATGGTGAAACGCAAATCACAGCCAGAGCTCCCGTCAAGAGTTTTTCTCGTTAAATGATGAATGACGCTGACTATATGTATGCAGGCGAAGTTTATGTAGTGCAGTTAAAGAGCGGTAAGAAActcatattttcgataaatagaGATTATTTATGTAccacatttataaattttgcgtttgttattattattgcagtAAATAGAGCgtgttagtatgtatgtgtgagagacaataaaatttaaggattaaattaaatactaaatagaaGCCAACCAAATTTAAATCTACATTTGAATGTTTTGAAAACCTCCCGCAAATtcatttgttatttataaatattgcaaacaaTAGAAAAACTACAGCcacaacttaaaaaataaaagcaaacaacaattacaacaactacatgATAATTTAAGGCTATGAAAAAGTGAAATCTTTGCTTACAGTTCTGCACGCCTGACAATGGCGGTGGACTCAATAGGTTCAACGAATTCGAAATGAGTGCGTTCCGGACGCCTGCTCCGCCATTCGAATCGACCATGTGCGCCAAATGTGAGTCCAAGCGGCCGATATCGCCACCATCGCTAGAGGAATGCCGACTGTTGTTTATCGCGCTACCGGCACCAAACATAGAGGGCGTATGCGTAATTGATGACGACACAGCAGACGATGTAATTGCAGCGGTTTCATCGGCACCTCCACGTCTATTCACTGATGATGGTACCGTTTCTGAAGAGCGCATAACCGTGTTTGCTGTCGCTGCGGCCGTAGCCGTCGCCGCTACAGCCACTGCTGCTTCCGCTGCTGTTTTATGCTCTTCAATTGCACTATTCACCATGGATACATCGGTTTTAAGACCTGCCTTCCTATTGTTACTACAACTATTAAGCGTATGGTTTGTTGAATCACTactctgttgctgttgctgttgcctttGACTACCGGCACCACCGTACGCGGTGGCCACCTTACGTTTGCCAAACATCTCACAATCGAAATCTTGCTCGTAAATGCGTTCAGCTTCGGCTTGCGTCAACACGGGCCGCGTTAGAGTCGGTTGCATATTGTAGTCGTTGCCATCATGCGCAACCGCATGGCTGCTGGACTGTTGCTGCGGCTGTTGTGTATGATAGTTGCCAACGATATCACAATTATAATCGGTTGCTCCATCGACACCAGCACCATTGGCCGGACCAGCAGCGTTTTGACGTGCGGCATcctcaatcgatttattgagatTTCGTTGTGCTGAACGTACGACGGGTGCGGCACTGTCCGGATATGTATTGCCCGTGGACGTGGATGTTGAAACGTTGGACGCAGAGAGCGGTGGTAGACCTGTGCAAAATTAACACGGTATTtagaaatacaaacaattaGAGTACGTATAATGGTGATTTAGTTACCTAGGCGCATTCGTTTGTCGTCATCGAGACTTTGTGTCAACCGGCTGATATCATTAAATAGGGGATCGTTGAATTGATGCGGCTGTTGACGGTATGGCGGGGCGGCAGGTGATGAGAATGTTGGCGAATTTTCGGGTGAATTGTCGTGACATAGGAATACGTTAATCTCGCCATTATTCTCGGCCTTAACGTAGATCTCACGTGGGCAAAGTGTGTCAGGTAACTGTAAAAAGAGAGaattatcgataaatatattaacaaaagaCGATAATTTTGTAATCAAATTTGAAAtaagcttaaatatttttattgaaacagGCAGCAATTTCCAGTGATTTATTTCCCATACCACAGTTCGCAACAAAGTGACGGCTACGAAAATAGTCGGCGCTATTTCAAGTCTACACGCGCGAATTTTAGCACGCTGCAAACGACTACTTGAATGCGGACATTTGCTGCGCTGCTTTCCTAAGAATACATTGACTGTCTGGttcagcatatatatatacacatttctaTATGTCTATAATTTTAGACGAATGAACGGCCGATCGACGCTCTACGTTCGACAAGCGACGTGCATCTACAGTGGCGTAGTATGTCTAATTGAAATTAGAGGGGGTTATGCTATGATTtagattcaaaaatttaaatagagaAATTGATAAATATCAGAAATTTCCATTTCATAAAAATGAGAAACAAAGTGATATTTCTGTATTATGCACCcgatatatttgtattaaacaGACAAAATGACCCATGTTGAAATACGCTTTTTAGCCAAATTCATACAATTggaacatttatgtatatacatacatagactgTTATGTGTGGGTACCAACGTGTtggtatatttttagaaatgatTGCTGTTTTTTCATTGCGCTAAAGCAACTAATTCTCGCTACCGGCAAGAGACGCTGTCCGTTCgcgttgattttatttaatttcatttgtggTACGATTTGTACTTTTGGCCGCCATTTCTTTATATCTCTGACTATGTTGCAATAACTCGTGTGCCACACGAGTTTCCCACACTAGTACACTAGTGGCTGagattgtatttttttgtagtatGTCTGCGCGCTGTGAAGCAACTTAATCGAGGAAAACTTTTACTTCGAATTCGACaacaacttttaatttcttttaatattcatatgtatgtatatagtaagacACACAATTGAATGTTTTGCCATCAGAAAATCACGCCGCTAATGAAAttcaaattgattttgtttcaGGCGTTCGTATCGTTTCAGAcgtatttgaatattaaaactCCTATAAATAGCACAAGCGAATCAACGAAAGGTATGCAGACAATAATGTCGTGCAGCAAAATGTGTCGCTCTcactttttaaacaaataaataaattaactaaatatatgtaggtgtatGTATGAGCGACAATTGGAACACAATttggcaaaaatattgaaatctacattttcatttcagtatcaattaaatttatatggtTTAATTTTCAGaaggatttaaaaaatttgagtatttaaaaaaataaatttataaaattagaaaaaaattaaactttttaagaaa
This genomic interval carries:
- the LOC105214150 gene encoding transcription factor E2f1 translates to MLNQTVNVFLGKQRSKCPHSSSRLQRAKIRACRLEIAPTIFVAVTLLRTVLPDTLCPREIYVKAENNGEINVFLCHDNSPENSPTFSSPAAPPYRQQPHQFNDPLFNDISRLTQSLDDDKRMRLGLPPLSASNVSTSTSTGNTYPDSAAPVVRSAQRNLNKSIEDAARQNAAGPANGAGVDGATDYNCDIVGNYHTQQPQQQSSSHAVAHDGNDYNMQPTLTRPVLTQAEAERIYEQDFDCEMFGKRKVATAYGGAGSQRQQQQQQSSDSTNHTLNSCSNNRKAGLKTDVSMVNSAIEEHKTAAEAAVAVAATATAAATANTVMRSSETVPSSVNRRGGADETAAITSSAVSSSITHTPSMFGAGSAINNSRHSSSDGGDIGRLDSHLAHMVDSNGGAGVRNALISNSLNLLSPPPLSGVQNYFDDLPPFLPIEPPLDVDYNFSLDQTEGLIELFNDFA